Within the Ranitomeya imitator isolate aRanImi1 chromosome 8, aRanImi1.pri, whole genome shotgun sequence genome, the region cactctacaggagagagaggacaccactgaccataagagcttacactctacaggagagagaggaccccactgaccataagagcttacactctacaggagagagaggactccgttgaccataagaacttacagcaGTGTCCTGGTGCAGGCGGTGCAATGACGTTACTGCATTGCTCAGCCTGTGCCGGCTCCTTCTGTTTGCAGGGGAAAAGAAAACTTTGTTGCTCTGAATAGCTGAGTATAAACCTACATTTTCTGCAGGGGCATTAATACTTTTATTAATTAAGGGGACACTCAAGGGGCATCATTCAATTTTACTTTAGGGTAAAGGGGGCAATCCTTAATTCTTTTAAGGGGGCACTATTTGCTTTGAGAGAGTGCAAAGGCAACACAATACTTGAGACGTAGAAAGTATCTAGTTTCAGGGAATGGGGTAGAAATTAAATTTTAGACCGGaataaaatgtctttattttttttattaatattgggcccattatattCCTTTCTCAATAAGTAATGTTACGTATACTGTACAGTCACATCTGGCCGCCAGTCAGTTGCATATGATACATGAAACTCTGTGTCAATGTTCCAGAAATTGAACCTTTTTTGACTCATTATAGTAAAATATACACAACCTGATCTGGTCTGGCTGAAATAAATGTTTCCATCTCTCTTTGTTTAATAGCTTATTTATTCCTGTCCTTATACAGTTACTTAACCCGAGACATGTTTGCACAGGAACAACATATCCCCGTATACCGTCTCTATAATATAACACTATTTACACCATATAGTTTATTTGGAAATCACAAACATGCACAGGTTTTCACGTTCCCAGGCAGATACATGCTCGTAACACTATTAAACTAAAGGATTGTTCCCTGCCATCACCAGCAATGGTTGCCAGCAGTCACCACTATCCTTGTTCTGCCTTTATCCCTTGCATTGTTCGTTGACCCATTAGAAAGATTCTCTTCATCTTAACAGCAATAAATTATAAAATgcattgcaaaaaaacaaacaaaataaagctCCAAATGGCCTTAGAAAAATGCAAATGACTGCAATTAAATTAAAAACATTGTCAAAATAAatatctgtaataaaaataaatgcaGTGTTGCCTGCTTCAGTCAGTAGTTTCTAGCTCCCATCTATCAATATATGACACTGTAAATACAACAAAAAAATATCGCCATCTATTGGCTTCCTTGGACTAGAGAAAGTTGAAGATCGATGCTATTGATCCGGACCTTGTCTCCTCCTTTTAGGGGGAAAACTTTCATACAACCATAAACATTTACAATTAAAAAATGAATTCACGTCACGTTCTGCCGGCTGATGTAAAATGGATCTATATAGCATCATATCCTATATGAGATAGCTTCAGTAAGTCCTTCATAAAGAAGGCACCATAACTCTTTCAGAAGTATCACCTGAGAATATTGTATTAGACATACTTAACCCATTTGACAGTGAGTGCCTAGTCTGTACAACATTGCACGGGTCTGAATAATTCTTCAAGCTCAACCCCCAACAGAACAGAAATGCATGCAAGACACACACATCTAATAAATAAGAGGAGCAGACTCAGGACCAGATCTGATCCATGGTAGAATATAGATAAGAGCACATAGACAATCAGTTCTTAGCTGCGGCCATGCGCAGTCTGCGTCTTAGGCGCACTGAGGAATGAAGGGGTTGCTGTCAGTGCTAAGACCTTTCATCTTCTTACTACTTCCACCACTGGTCAACTGGGAAAGGTCCAGGTAGAAATGTGACTTGAGAAAGCGTCGGTAGGAATCCTTCTCCATCAGGATAAATATTTTGTGCTGGGCCTGGTCAAAAGTAGAATGTGTTGGGTGAGGAATATTCTTGATTGTGTCTTCTCGAGTAATTGAATCTAAGTTGAcctgaaaaaaagttaaagaagGAACATATGTAAGAAGCTATATAACTTCAAAAAGTCTACAGAATTGCTTTCAAACATAACAATGAAATGCTAGCTTGATACATCtactattatatattagatgtaataGGTACATCAACTTGACTACATGTAAAAACAAAATAATCAAATAATTATTGATAAAATTAATGTAGTTGCGTGTTCTACAACCTTCATCCCACTCCAGATGTTTTACTAAACTGTTGGTTAAAGTTATACTGCACTAAAAGGATTACATTATTTCAAAGCTTCTTTAGAGTTAAGGGTATTATTACTACTTTATCATCAAATTCCATAGGTAAATGAAATATATGTAGGCCACTTACTTCTCTGGAAGCCTCGACAGAAATAAAGTCATCATAGATTTTTTGGGCTTTGCTTGAAAGTTTTGATGTTGATTTTGATTTTTTGTAATTTTCACATGCTAGCCAAAAATCAAGGTTTTCTTCACTGTATTCTGATTGAAGGAAGGACCGAAAAGCCACTGTACCACCTAAACATAACATTGATTCTGTTAGAAGATGAAGGAAACAATTTTCTAAAATCTCTAAACACCACAGTTCTATTCTTTAACAGTGTCCATCAGATGCTACAAGAAGTGGAAGAACAAACACTACTTAACACATCCTGAAGTACAGAAAATCTTAAAACAAATTACCCaaatgaaaatatgttttatgagatGACAGTATTAGACTGCTTCTCGAGTATCTTGACCTTCAGTGTACAGTATGAAATAAACAGACTGAAAAAAAGAGAGCGCATCCGCTGGCGCTCACCATATGTCTAATATCTCAACATTTGACTTAAGTATCATGGGTCAGGAGGGGGCAAAAATCCTTAAATCTGGGAACTAAGATGCAGTTCAACTAACAAATCAATTAAACTCTTTCCGTCTCAGGGGATTAGGAACATCACTCATTGTCTTGTATTACAGCCAAACCAAGGACATTTGAGACAAGAAGTGACTTTATGCTGACGTCATTGAGGTCTGATATACAGAGGACAATATCTCTAGGACAGTCGCGTTTCTCACATTCCATCCATTTGGGTTTTCTTAGCTGACTCATGTCACGTATACCAAACTACTGGATATGGAAGGGTCTATATGACATCTTTCTTAGCATCAAGTTCACAATTTAGTTTCCATGTTGGCTCTCCAGACATAATTGAACTTTAATTGTAGCCCATATCTAATGAAGGATGTAGCATGTTGTTAGAATATATATGATACCTTATAAAACACTACAGCTCTAATTTCTGTTAAGAGCTATAATTCAATTACTAGactctaaagcaggggtgtcaaactgcattcctcgagggctgcaaacaggtcatgttttcaggatttccttgtactgcacaggtgataatttaatcaccaactcattatttgtgtaggtgattaaattatcacctgtgcagtacaaggaaatcctgaaaacatgacatgtttgcagccctccaggaatgcagtttgacacccctgctctaaaacACCCTATGATTGCTGGAAGAAATGTATTGAGGCACTCTTTTGGCTTTCATTGGCCATTACAAAGGATGATCCAATACTCTTTCTCTCTTGAATGACGACGTGAAAGACAATTGGGAGCCAtataaatactgatataaaaaAAGGTGCCTCTGACCTTCGGTTCTAGCGATCAGTGTCTGATAATTAGCATATTAATTTCTCCTGATTTGCTAATATTGTTATACTTTAACAGCTGATTACTTACAATCACTGTTAATCAGATTTTCCAAACACTCGGCCCATTTCTTAACTTCTTCTTGCGTTAGCCTGGAGAAACAGAGAAACATATAGTCTATAACCTTTGAAATATGTCTAACCTGAATACCACATTAACAGAGATCTCTGTGCAGATTATACCCTATGTACAAGCCAACGCAAAAAGAAAGCTTCTACCTTTGACCCATTATTAGCGTTATGTTTTTAATCAACACCCACATTTTTCATCTATTATAAATTTTCCCTTTTAGTGTACAACTATAGGAAGGTGTGCAAATCATTGTGGTTCTAAGTGTATTTAATGTGTAATTTAAACTGTCATATTGAACATGCAGTCTGATCAGAAATCAGAATGCTATAGAGCAGGAATAGTACTGTAGACTGATATATTGTACTGAGACTGATATATAGTACTGTAGACTGATATATAGTACAGAGACTGATATATAGTACCATAGACTGATATATACGTAGGATTGTGCAAAAAAGATTCCAAATAATTTGCCCTTTATCCTATAAAATCCTTGTTCACTATAGACTAGAAGTCTAAATCTAAGGTTGACAGCAATCTCTGTATATACACTTATCCCAGGAAGGCTGTCAATTACTtttaagaccgcccactggactcctacgtCTACAATGAACAAGAATTTTAATGGATGTagtacaagttatactgaatctttttccACAAAACTATGTATTAATTTCTTCATCTCCTTCCCACGTTTCCTTTATGTTTATTCCATTTATGGTCTGAAATAATTATCCTGGTTCTGCTTGCTGATGATTTCGAAGCCTctcggacttaaggtaccgtcacatttagcgacgctgcagtgatctagacaacgatgccgatcgctgcagcgtctctgtgtggtcgctggagagctgtcacacagacagctctccagcgaccaactatgcgaagtcccctggtaaccagggtaaacatcgggttactaagcgcagggccacgcttagtagcccgatgtttaccctggttaccagtgtaaatgtcaaaaaaaccaaacactacatacttatattctggtgtctgtcccccggcgctctgcttccctgcactgtcagcgccggctggccgtaaagcacagcggtgatgtcaccgctgtgctttacggccggccggcgctgacagtgcagggaagcagaatgccgaggaacgcgacagacaccggaatgtaagtatgtagtgtttgtttttttacatttacactggtaaccagggtaaacatcaggttactaagcgcggccctgcgcttagtaacccgatgtttaccctggttaccagtgaagacatcgctgaatcggcatcacacacaccgattcagcgatgtctgcgggagatccagcgacgaaataaagttctggcctttctgctccgaccaacgatgtcacagcaggatccagatcgctgctgcgtgtcaaacacaacgatatcgctagccaggacgctgcaacgtcacggatcgctagcgatatcgttgttaaattgttcagtgtgaaggtacctttagttttctgGCATACAGCATGCCACACGCAGGTCATCATGAATTAGACGAGCTGTGACGACATGCCTCCATTCCACCCTGTCACATCTCAGTTCTGCCTATTTTGGCGGAACTGGACAAAACCGAAGTGAAACagtcataagtagagatgagcgaatatcttcagctccctccttattcggcaagctatagcgctcaatgaataagctgcatcgggaacccagcTAACTGGTGCGCtctgataatcagctgttcagaGCCACAGGGCATgtatcgcggctgtgtgacagtcacaacaaacaggctctccttaCACGTGTTGTGACTGTCACTCAGCCGTGACACATGCCGCTGTGGCTCGGAACAGCTGATTATTGGAGTGCTCCAGTTAGCCGGGTTCCTGAGGCAGCATCTTCGGTAAGCGCTCTAGCTtgtcgaataaggagggagccaacgATATTCGCTCACCTCTAGTCATAAGTCACAAGATCTTTGTGCAAACTCAGGTTGTGCAAACATTTTGCTACTTATTAAAATGTTTTATACCAGAATTATGTTGAAAACACTTAGATCAGTCAGAGCCTAAATTTACTGTTATTTCACTTGGAGCTCCTTCAggcatcagtgatttttttttgcatgcaAAAAATGGTCCGAGTTTCATCAATGTTTTTGATCAATAATTGGTTAGTGTGAGTTTCATCAGTTTCCTTGTGCGAAAacaatggaggtttctcaagcttctcctatcaAACAGTCCATGAAAAAAGGACAACACTTAGATGTCTTAGGgtacaatatgattttttttatggacccatagacttgcattggcgagttttaTCAAAATATGACATATCTCTGGGATTTTCTAAGGACAATTCAGTCCACAAAAATACACAGACATGTGAACTGCCCAGTAGACTATGATAGGTACGAGTtatatctgtgaaaagcacagatgAAACTCGTACCTGAAAAACTGAATGATCCCTGATTCTGATCTTTGAGGTGCATGAAATTACATGTGTGGGTGCTGTTTTCAAGCGGCCACAAAATGCTGTAATCACTTGGGGACTAATCGCGGTGGACGCTACTCTACAATCAGTAACGACAAGTCACATTTCCCCAGGAGAAAAAGATTGAATGTCATATGTAGTGAGATGCGTAGACATGCACATATCCTACATCCATTTTTTAATCCCCATAATTAACTTGTTGTATATGGTGATTTTACTCCAGGATCCTGACAATTTAATATGAATTCATCTTCTCCGGTATCGGCAGCCCTGGCTGAGCGTGCACTAATAAAGTATTACAGAACAGCCCGCACCAGATGATTATCTCACCAGCTGCCCCGAGATGTGATTAGTAAACAGTTCTCCTTATTATACTTTGCCGAGATGGATTTCACTTCTCTAGAATTGCACAGAGCCATCCATTAGCAATTAATCTATGGGTAATTGGCAATTATTATGTAATTAGTGGGAAGCCTAACTACACACAAGGGACAGGATGATCTTACCTCTGACAACCAGGTTTGTCTTTCTTCACGTACGTGCCGTTGTCACAACTATCAGTTTTCTGTAGGAGGAATCCAAGTCGATGCTTCATATCTTTGGCACTGTTAGGGAATAAAGAAGTTGTGTAAATAGTCATCCATTCTATTTCATGTAACCATGACCAATTCTACAAAATTCTCAGGCGTACACGAAACAGGACAGTCAGGGCCTTTTCAATAGGAGAATATAATATTAGCAATGAGTTCATAAAGTTTCAATTATTTGTGTCAATTTATTCcttttcatgtatttattttactagctttttttgtttgttttttatacatgtgttttttttaaagGCTTTTATTTTTTATAGAGTAGGCTATGGGAAAATGCAGAAGAAATGATACGCTTAGAGTATGGTGTATTTGGAAAAAAATGGCAAGGacttaaaaaaacgcataaaaaaataaaaaatgcattgcATGTGAAAGGCACCTTGTAGGATTGCTGTTGAAttgatatacggtaattttttttttggAGTTGTTTTCATTTTCTACTGAAGTATATCTATTTTAGTAGCCAGCGGTCAGTTGAaatatttaaaggaaatctgtcagtaggatgaac harbors:
- the LOC138648005 gene encoding regulator of G-protein signaling 4-like yields the protein MGGSSSRAVTNWTDKSSDTDTKQRNNSVRVWEPDLTAKMCKGLAGVTSFPATCLKSAKDMKHRLGFLLQKTDSCDNGTYVKKDKPGCQRLTQEEVKKWAECLENLINSDCGTVAFRSFLQSEYSEENLDFWLACENYKKSKSTSKLSSKAQKIYDDFISVEASREVNLDSITREDTIKNIPHPTHSTFDQAQHKIFILMEKDSYRRFLKSHFYLDLSQLTSGGSSKKMKGLSTDSNPFIPQCA